DNA sequence from the Candidatus Fluviicola riflensis genome:
CTTTGAATTTTGTTCGCTGCGCACTTTTGGGAATAATTCCTGAAAAAAAGAATCATTAAACTTGTTCTTTTATTATTAAATGCTTTTCTTTGCACCCGCTTTAGAATTAGGATAAAACAAAAATACAATGTCACGAGTTTGTCAAATCACAGGGAAGTCAGTTATGGTTGGGAACAATGTTTCTCACTCACAACGTAAAACTAAACGCAAGTTTTACCCGAATTTATTTATTAAAAAGTTCTACGTTCCCGAAGAGGATATGTACGTAACTTTGCGTGTCTCGGCTTCGGCTTTGAGAACTATTAACAAAAAAGGAATTTCTGCCTGCATGA
Encoded proteins:
- a CDS encoding 50S ribosomal protein L28, yielding MSRVCQITGKSVMVGNNVSHSQRKTKRKFYPNLFIKKFYVPEEDMYVTLRVSASALRTINKKGISACMKDAREKGFLK